The genomic stretch CGACCAGAGTGCCGAATAGTTTTCTCTTCATCCGCCTGACAGGATCGACCTTGTCTGGTTATCGGCGCCTCAAAGGAAACCTAAAGGGGGCTTAGGGGTGGGGCGGGAGGCCGCAGGCAGCGGCACCACGCAGTCGGCGGGTGCCGGAGGGGCGGGCTAGCCGACCACCGTGAGGGCGCGGCTGCTCTGGTTCAGCCGCTCACAACCGTCGCCGGTCACCACAACGATGTCCTCGATCCGCATTCCGAAACGACCGGGAAGATAGATGCCGGGCTCGATCGAGAAAGCCATACCCGGCTCCAGTTCCACGCCGTTGCCTTCGACGATGTAGGGATGCTCGTGCACCTCGAGGCCGATGCCGTGCCCGGTGCGATGGATGAAGAACTCCCCGAATCCGGCCTCTTCGATGACCCTGCGGGCTGCCGCGTCGACCGACTCCGCCGTCACCCCCGGCCGCACGGCCTCGACGGCCGCCTGCTGTGCAGAATGAAGCACGCCGAACGCCTCTTCGTAGCCGTCCGGCGGAGCCGCGACAACGAAGTTGCGCGTCGTATCTGAGAAGTAGCCGTCGAACCGGCCGCCGAAGTCGACGACGACCGGATCACCGGCCTCGATCACCCGATCGCCGGACTCATGATGAGGTGATGCGCCGTTGGGCCCCGAGGCGACGATGCCGAACGCGGCCACCTGGTGCCCCTCCTCCACCGTCATCTCCGCGATGAGGCGTGCCATCTCACGCTCGGTGCGGCCGGCGAACCGCATCCCGGCCAGGCGGGCTACCACCCTGTCGGCCGCCCGGCCGGCGCTCCGCAAGGCGGCGACCTCTGCCGCGTCCTTGCGCATCCGCAGCTCCCGGGTGACGTCCGAGGCCCTTCCCAGCGCCAGCGAGGGAAGTTGCTCCTGCAGGCCGAGGGCGAACGTCGTCCATGTGTGATCACCGATCAAGCCGCGCCGCCAGTCGGATGCCGCCCCGGCCACGAGCCGCACCGGATCCTCCAGTTCCGACCATGGACGGATGTCGAAGAGATCGCCGTGGCTTTCGACGCGGGGTGCCTCTAGTTCGGGAACGAACAGGGTCCCTCGGCCGCCGGTCGGAAACACGAGCATCGTCAACCGCTCGGTTTGCATCGCCTCATACCCGGTGAAGTACGGGAGGTCGGCCCCGACCGACAGCAAGAGACCATCGAGATGCCGTGCTGCCAGCATCTCCCCCGCCCGCTCCAGCCGGGCGGCGAACGGACTCATTGGGTCACTGCCATCGGGCGAACCACCGCCGCGGCATCCTTGGCGTGATAGCTGGACCGGACCAGCGGCCCGGATTCGACGTGACGGATTCCGAGTTTCTCCCCAAAATCCTTGTACTCGGCGAACTCGTCCGGATGGACGTAGCGGTGAATCGGGCGGTGTTTGGCGGTCGGCCGCAGGTATTGCCCGATAGTCACGATCTCCACACCCACGGCCCGCAAGTCGGCGAGCGCCCCGAGGACCTCCTCCCTCGTCTCACCCATTCCGACGATGAGCCCCGACTTCACCGCGCCTTCGGGGTGCATCGACCCGGCGCGCCACAACAGCGTCAGGGAACGTCCGTAGCTGGCGGCCGTTCGAATGTCTCGCTGGAGACGGAGGACGGTTTCCGTGTTGTGGTTCAGAACCTCGGGCCGCTCGGCCATCACCGTTCCGAGATCCTCCGCGTCTCCTTTGAAATCTCCGACCAGGACTTCGATGGAGGTCGCCGGACTCAGGAGTCGCGATTGGCGGATGGTCTCAGCCCAGATCGCCGCTCCCCCATCGGCCAGATCGTCACGATCCACGGCGGTGATGACGGCGTGCTCGAGATCCATGTCCCGGATCGCCGCAGCCGCCCGAAACGGTTCCATCACGTCGAGTTCGCTCGGCTTGCCGGTCAGGACGTTGCAGAAACTGCAGGCCCGGGTACACGTGTCCCCGAGGATCATCAGCGTGGCGGTTCCCGACTCCCAGCACTCGAAGATGTTCGGGCAGCCGGCCTCCTCACAAACGGTGTGCAGGTCGAGGCCGCGCATCAGCTTCTTCACATCCCTGTACTCCGCCCCGAGGTTGGCTTTGATCTTCATCCAGCTCGGACGCTCCGGTTCACCGGGCAGGAGTCCCCCTTTGCGGGTGATCGGGACTTCGTCACGCCGGGCGGGCGAGAATGTGCCCTCCTCCACGAGGCGGTCGACCTCGAACCGGCGGGGCTTGCCCTGGGTCCGGGTGAAAGCGCCAAGCTGAACTTCCGGATCGGAATATCCGAACTCTGAGGCGAAGTGAGGGATCAGCCGCTCGATGACCTCCTCCAGGGATGTGGTGCGGCCCAACAGCTCGGTCATCGAGGTGACCGGGCGGTCGGTGATCCCACAGGGGTTCATATGAGCGAAATAGGTCATGTCGGGGTCGACATTGAGGGCGAACCCATGCATGGTCACACCCCTGGCGACCCGTACCCCTATGGCCGCGATCTTGCCCTTCGCCGTCCAGACGCCGGTGAAGCCGTCTTCGGCCCACGCGTCGATGTCGAACTCGGCGAGCGTGTCGATCAACGCCTGTTGCATCCGACCGACGTAGGCGGTGATCTTCTTCGGATCCTCGAGCCGGATGATCGGATAGCCGACGAGCTGCCCCGGCCCGTGGTAGGTGATGTCGCCGCCCCGGTCGATGTCGAAGCGTTCGGCGTTGAGGCCGCGCAAACGTTCCGCCGGGACGAGGAGGTTGCCTGCGTCTCCGTGCCGGCCGATCGTGTAGACGTGCGGATGCTCGAGGAGCAGCAGGTAGTCCCAGGTG from Acidimicrobiia bacterium encodes the following:
- a CDS encoding Xaa-Pro peptidase family protein, whose translation is MSPFAARLERAGEMLAARHLDGLLLSVGADLPYFTGYEAMQTERLTMLVFPTGGRGTLFVPELEAPRVESHGDLFDIRPWSELEDPVRLVAGAASDWRRGLIGDHTWTTFALGLQEQLPSLALGRASDVTRELRMRKDAAEVAALRSAGRAADRVVARLAGMRFAGRTEREMARLIAEMTVEEGHQVAAFGIVASGPNGASPHHESGDRVIEAGDPVVVDFGGRFDGYFSDTTRNFVVAAPPDGYEEAFGVLHSAQQAAVEAVRPGVTAESVDAAARRVIEEAGFGEFFIHRTGHGIGLEVHEHPYIVEGNGVELEPGMAFSIEPGIYLPGRFGMRIEDIVVVTGDGCERLNQSSRALTVVG
- the lipA gene encoding lipoyl synthase → MNESRIANREPRVSTLRVRWLGKLPYAEAWDLQKALWEGRTSGRSTWDYLLLLEHPHVYTIGRHGDAGNLLVPAERLRGLNAERFDIDRGGDITYHGPGQLVGYPIIRLEDPKKITAYVGRMQQALIDTLAEFDIDAWAEDGFTGVWTAKGKIAAIGVRVARGVTMHGFALNVDPDMTYFAHMNPCGITDRPVTSMTELLGRTTSLEEVIERLIPHFASEFGYSDPEVQLGAFTRTQGKPRRFEVDRLVEEGTFSPARRDEVPITRKGGLLPGEPERPSWMKIKANLGAEYRDVKKLMRGLDLHTVCEEAGCPNIFECWESGTATLMILGDTCTRACSFCNVLTGKPSELDVMEPFRAAAAIRDMDLEHAVITAVDRDDLADGGAAIWAETIRQSRLLSPATSIEVLVGDFKGDAEDLGTVMAERPEVLNHNTETVLRLQRDIRTAASYGRSLTLLWRAGSMHPEGAVKSGLIVGMGETREEVLGALADLRAVGVEIVTIGQYLRPTAKHRPIHRYVHPDEFAEYKDFGEKLGIRHVESGPLVRSSYHAKDAAAVVRPMAVTQ